The Salvelinus fontinalis isolate EN_2023a unplaced genomic scaffold, ASM2944872v1 scaffold_0343, whole genome shotgun sequence genome includes a region encoding these proteins:
- the LOC129845710 gene encoding SET and MYND domain-containing protein 4-like isoform X2 — MDLPCAEWQKHVEQKWSRLTLDEKKSFSSLLDIDEVFDFGLSQIIQEDVDFLSGISKDCPIQKDLERAARCRKEGNSSFKARDYTAAVLHYSQGVCHASLSSEQLSLCYANRSAALFHLQHYRECLEDIDRALNHGYPSHLKHKLQDRQAQCLNHFPNGTEGLNTTKQGAGHQAEGVCSRTNSTKPNPKSPNSQQQNGSSPVSCLSPGLSVCFSPEKGRHLVATKGIAAGDVILEDRAYSCVLIPGMGGERREETEEAGRVFGTEVRCCHQCLGETVSPVPCEGCSYARYCSEGCRRGAWERHHRWECPIGAELCTAGVMSQLALRVALKAGVKEVLKAREPIRDADNDSKLIGEKISSKNSSSKPITEKIRPKKKNSGSSDVTSTEPEINDPSAYYHGDSYLSVYHLLPHLNGHAPSLRFLCSVTIATLYLRLRQAGPPPVSWERGGASESRKCSNQSQAPEEGEGWAPELSLLGSVVLRHMLQLRCNAQAVSLLRDTGDFTAVQSTQEVRIATAIFPTLSILNHSCCPNTSLNFRTSHLVSPQPDLVSTDELVSTGPEACSAPVSVSAGVAVSIRASRDICPGQEVLHCYGPHSSRMVLCERRRLLKEQYHFLCICQACSLEQGEGPEGGGPDTHLQCGKCEGPVKCSVDGAGGFVCVRSSCAHRVSRSELDLRLQEVRVQLEQAVDLLETDRPDQSVRLLQRAVSQAGVFLKETHPLQGQLADAMARAYSTMGEWRGAASQLERSVVAIRSQYGEDTIELGRQLFKLAQLHFNGGFPGPALSVISRARRLLSLHCGPHCPEVQELQAMEDCLQGVL, encoded by the exons ATGGACCTGCCGTGTGCCGAGTGGCAAAAGCATGTTGAACAGAAGTGGAGCCGACTCACTCTTGATGAGAAGAAAAGCTTCTCGTCCCTGTTGGACATAGATGAGGTCTTTGATTTTGGCCTGTCTCAAATAAT CCAAGAGGACGTAGACTTTCTGTCGGGCATTTCTAAGGACTGTCCTATTCAGAAGGACCTTGAGCGAGCTGCCAGATGCAGGAAGGAGGGCAACTCCAGCTTTAAAGCCAGGGACTACACTGCTGCTGTCCTGCACTACTCACAG GGTGTGTGTCATGCGTCTCTGAGCTCAGAGCAGCTCTCTCTGTGCTATGCCAACCGTTCTGCAGCACTATTCCACCTCCAACACTACAGG GAGTGCCTCGAGGACATCGACAGAGCCCTGAACCATGGCTACCCAAGTCACCTGAAGCACAAACTACAGGACAGACAGGCACAATGCCTCAACCACTTCCCCAACGGGACAGAGGGGCTAAACACCACCAAGCAGGGGGCAGGGCACCAGGCAGAGGGTGTGTGTAGCAGGACCAACTCAACAAAGCCCAACCCAAAGTCCCCAAACTCCCAACAGCAGAATGGGAGTTCTCCTGTGTCGTGTCTCTCCCCTGGATTGTCCGTGTGCTTCAGCCCTGAAAAAGGGCGACACCTGGTGGCCACCAAGGGAATCGCAGCCGGCGACGTGATCTTGGAGGACAGGGCTTACAGCTGTGTGCTTATACccgggatggggggagagagaagagaggagacggaGGAAGCAGGAAGAGTGTTTGGGACCGAGGTGAGGTGCTGTCATCAGTGTTTGGGGGAGACGGTGAGCCCTGTGCCATGTGAGGGGTGCAGCTACGCTCGCTACTGCTCAGAGGGGTGTCGGCGGGGCGCGTGGGAGCGGCATCATCGCTGGGAGTGTCCAATCGGAGCCGAGCTGTGTACTGCGGGAGTGATGTCACAGCTGGCGCTGAGGGTGGCGTTAAAGGCGGGGGTGAAGGAGGTACTGAAGGCACGGGAACCAATCAGAGACGCAGATAATGATTCTAAACTAATCGGCGAGAAGATTAGCTCCAAGAATTCCAGTTCTAAGCCAATCACAGAAAAGATCCGCCCAAAGAAGAAGAATTCTGGGTCCAGTGACGTCACCTCAACTGAGCCGGAGATCAACGACCCCTCTGCTTATTACCATGGTGATTCCTACCTGAGCGTCTACCACCTGCTGCCTCACCTGAATGGCCACGCCCCCAGCCTGCGCTTCTTGTGCtctgtcaccatagcaacgctcTACCTGCGGCTGCGCCAGGCGGGACCTCCACCTGTGTcctgggagaggggaggagcCTCTGAAAGCAGGAAGTGCAGTAACCAATCGCAGGCCCCcgaggagggagagggctgggCTCCGGAGCTAAGCCTGCTGGGAAGTGTAGTGCTGAGGCACATGTTGCAGCTGAGATGTAATGCCCAGGCAGTGAGCCTGCTCAGAGACACAG GTGATTTTACTGCGGTGCAGTCCACCCAGGAAGTGCGCATTGCCACGGCAATATTCCCCACACTGAGTATCCTGAACCACTCGTGCTGCCCCAACACAAGTCTCAACTTCAGGACCTCTCACCTGGTCTCACCTCAACCAGACCTAGTCTCTACTGATGAACTGGTTTCTACTGGTCCTGAGGCCTGTTCTGCTCCTGTCTCTGTATCCGCTGGAGTAGCTGTCTCTATCAGAGCGTCCAGAGACATCTGTCCTGGACAGGAAGTCCTTCACTGTTACG gTCCTCACAGCAGCAGGATGGTGTTGTGTGAGCGTCGGCGCCTCCTAAAGGAGCAGTACCACTTCCTGTGTATCTGTCAGGCCTGCAGTCTGGAGCAGGGGGAGGGGCCAGAGGGCGGAGGGCCAGACACACATCTGCAGTGTGGGAAGTGCGAGGGACCTGTAAAG TGCAGCGTGGATGGTGCAGGGGGGTTCGTGTGTGTGCGGTCGTCTTGCGCTCATCGTGTGTCACGCTCTGAACTGGACCTCAGACTGCAGGAGGTCAGGGTTCAGCTGGAGCAGGCAGTGGACctcctggagacagacagaccag ACCAGTCTGTCAGGTTGTTACAGAGAGCCGTGTCTCAGGCTGGTGTCTTCCTGAAAGAGACTCATCCTCTACAGGGACAACTGGCTGATGCCATGGCCAGAGCATATTCCACTATGG gtGAGTGGCGAGGGGCAGCGTCTCAGTTGGAACGTAGTGTCGTAGCCATCCGTTCCCAGTATGGAGAGGACACTATAGAACTGGGACGTCAGCTCTTTAAACTGGCACAGCTGCACTTCAATGG gggtttCCCAGGTCCAGCGCTCTCTGTGATCTCCAGGGCCAGAAGACTCCTGTCCCTCCACTGTGGACCCCACTGTCCTGAGGTACAGGAACTGCAGGCCATGGAGGACTGTCTACAGGGGGTGTTGTAA
- the LOC129845710 gene encoding SET and MYND domain-containing protein 4-like isoform X1: MDLPCAEWQKHVEQKWSRLTLDEKKSFSSLLDIDEVFDFGLSQIIQEDVDFLSGISKDCPIQKDLERAARCRKEGNSSFKARDYTAAVLHYSQGVCHASLSSEQLSLCYANRSAALFHLQHYRECLEDIDRALNHGYPSHLKHKLQDRQAQCLNHFPNGTEGLNTTKQGAGHQAEGVCSRTNSTKPNPKSPNSQQQNGSSPVSCLSPGLSVCFSPEKGRHLVATKGIAAGDVILEDRAYSCVLIPGMGGERREETEEAGRVFGTEVRCCHQCLGETVSPVPCEGCSYARYCSEGCRRGAWERHHRWECPIGAELCTAGVMSQLALRVALKAGVKEVLKAREPIRDADNDSKLIGEKISSKNSSSKPITEKIRPKKKNSGSSDVTSTEPEINDPSAYYHGDSYLSVYHLLPHLNGHAPSLRFLCSVTIATLYLRLRQAGPPPVSWERGGASESRKCSNQSQAPEEGEGWAPELSLLGSVVLRHMLQLRCNAQAVSLLRDTGDFTAVQSTQEVRIATAIFPTLSILNHSCCPNTSLNFRTSHLVSPQPDLVSTDELVSTGPEACSAPVSVSAGVAVSIRASRDICPGQEVLHCYGPHSSRMVLCERRRLLKEQYHFLCICQACSLEQGEGPEGGGPDTHLQCGKCEGPVKQCSVDGAGGFVCVRSSCAHRVSRSELDLRLQEVRVQLEQAVDLLETDRPDQSVRLLQRAVSQAGVFLKETHPLQGQLADAMARAYSTMGEWRGAASQLERSVVAIRSQYGEDTIELGRQLFKLAQLHFNGGFPGPALSVISRARRLLSLHCGPHCPEVQELQAMEDCLQGVL, encoded by the exons ATGGACCTGCCGTGTGCCGAGTGGCAAAAGCATGTTGAACAGAAGTGGAGCCGACTCACTCTTGATGAGAAGAAAAGCTTCTCGTCCCTGTTGGACATAGATGAGGTCTTTGATTTTGGCCTGTCTCAAATAAT CCAAGAGGACGTAGACTTTCTGTCGGGCATTTCTAAGGACTGTCCTATTCAGAAGGACCTTGAGCGAGCTGCCAGATGCAGGAAGGAGGGCAACTCCAGCTTTAAAGCCAGGGACTACACTGCTGCTGTCCTGCACTACTCACAG GGTGTGTGTCATGCGTCTCTGAGCTCAGAGCAGCTCTCTCTGTGCTATGCCAACCGTTCTGCAGCACTATTCCACCTCCAACACTACAGG GAGTGCCTCGAGGACATCGACAGAGCCCTGAACCATGGCTACCCAAGTCACCTGAAGCACAAACTACAGGACAGACAGGCACAATGCCTCAACCACTTCCCCAACGGGACAGAGGGGCTAAACACCACCAAGCAGGGGGCAGGGCACCAGGCAGAGGGTGTGTGTAGCAGGACCAACTCAACAAAGCCCAACCCAAAGTCCCCAAACTCCCAACAGCAGAATGGGAGTTCTCCTGTGTCGTGTCTCTCCCCTGGATTGTCCGTGTGCTTCAGCCCTGAAAAAGGGCGACACCTGGTGGCCACCAAGGGAATCGCAGCCGGCGACGTGATCTTGGAGGACAGGGCTTACAGCTGTGTGCTTATACccgggatggggggagagagaagagaggagacggaGGAAGCAGGAAGAGTGTTTGGGACCGAGGTGAGGTGCTGTCATCAGTGTTTGGGGGAGACGGTGAGCCCTGTGCCATGTGAGGGGTGCAGCTACGCTCGCTACTGCTCAGAGGGGTGTCGGCGGGGCGCGTGGGAGCGGCATCATCGCTGGGAGTGTCCAATCGGAGCCGAGCTGTGTACTGCGGGAGTGATGTCACAGCTGGCGCTGAGGGTGGCGTTAAAGGCGGGGGTGAAGGAGGTACTGAAGGCACGGGAACCAATCAGAGACGCAGATAATGATTCTAAACTAATCGGCGAGAAGATTAGCTCCAAGAATTCCAGTTCTAAGCCAATCACAGAAAAGATCCGCCCAAAGAAGAAGAATTCTGGGTCCAGTGACGTCACCTCAACTGAGCCGGAGATCAACGACCCCTCTGCTTATTACCATGGTGATTCCTACCTGAGCGTCTACCACCTGCTGCCTCACCTGAATGGCCACGCCCCCAGCCTGCGCTTCTTGTGCtctgtcaccatagcaacgctcTACCTGCGGCTGCGCCAGGCGGGACCTCCACCTGTGTcctgggagaggggaggagcCTCTGAAAGCAGGAAGTGCAGTAACCAATCGCAGGCCCCcgaggagggagagggctgggCTCCGGAGCTAAGCCTGCTGGGAAGTGTAGTGCTGAGGCACATGTTGCAGCTGAGATGTAATGCCCAGGCAGTGAGCCTGCTCAGAGACACAG GTGATTTTACTGCGGTGCAGTCCACCCAGGAAGTGCGCATTGCCACGGCAATATTCCCCACACTGAGTATCCTGAACCACTCGTGCTGCCCCAACACAAGTCTCAACTTCAGGACCTCTCACCTGGTCTCACCTCAACCAGACCTAGTCTCTACTGATGAACTGGTTTCTACTGGTCCTGAGGCCTGTTCTGCTCCTGTCTCTGTATCCGCTGGAGTAGCTGTCTCTATCAGAGCGTCCAGAGACATCTGTCCTGGACAGGAAGTCCTTCACTGTTACG gTCCTCACAGCAGCAGGATGGTGTTGTGTGAGCGTCGGCGCCTCCTAAAGGAGCAGTACCACTTCCTGTGTATCTGTCAGGCCTGCAGTCTGGAGCAGGGGGAGGGGCCAGAGGGCGGAGGGCCAGACACACATCTGCAGTGTGGGAAGTGCGAGGGACCTGTAAAG cAGTGCAGCGTGGATGGTGCAGGGGGGTTCGTGTGTGTGCGGTCGTCTTGCGCTCATCGTGTGTCACGCTCTGAACTGGACCTCAGACTGCAGGAGGTCAGGGTTCAGCTGGAGCAGGCAGTGGACctcctggagacagacagaccag ACCAGTCTGTCAGGTTGTTACAGAGAGCCGTGTCTCAGGCTGGTGTCTTCCTGAAAGAGACTCATCCTCTACAGGGACAACTGGCTGATGCCATGGCCAGAGCATATTCCACTATGG gtGAGTGGCGAGGGGCAGCGTCTCAGTTGGAACGTAGTGTCGTAGCCATCCGTTCCCAGTATGGAGAGGACACTATAGAACTGGGACGTCAGCTCTTTAAACTGGCACAGCTGCACTTCAATGG gggtttCCCAGGTCCAGCGCTCTCTGTGATCTCCAGGGCCAGAAGACTCCTGTCCCTCCACTGTGGACCCCACTGTCCTGAGGTACAGGAACTGCAGGCCATGGAGGACTGTCTACAGGGGGTGTTGTAA